A genomic window from Solanum dulcamara chromosome 11, daSolDulc1.2, whole genome shotgun sequence includes:
- the LOC129872511 gene encoding uncharacterized protein LOC129872511, giving the protein MEYDCCKYVQKCQVHVDLIRVPPKKLNAMSSSYPFVAWGMDIIGQIEPDTSNGHIFILVFIDYFTKWEKAALYKSVTKKVVVDFVRNNLICRFGKPYSIITDNGANLNSHLMKEICEQFKINHRNSTVYRP; this is encoded by the coding sequence ATGGAGTATGATTGTTGTAAGTATGTGCAAAAATGTCAAGTGCACGTTGATTTGATTCGAGTACCTCCTAAAAAACTCAATGCTATGAGTTCTTCTTATCCATTTGTGGCTTGGGGTATGGATATAATTGGTCAAATAGAGCCAGACACCTCTAATGGACATATTTTCATTCTAGTTTTCATTGATTACTTTACCAAGTGGGAGAAAGCAGCCTTGTATAAATCAGTTACGAAGAAGGTAGTAGTAGACTTTGTGCGTAACAATTTGATATGTAGATTTGGAAAACCATATTCTATCATTACTGATAATGGAGCAAATCTCAATAGTCATTTGATGAAAGAGATATGTGAGCAATTCAAGATTAATCACCGAAACTCAACTGTGTATCGTCCTTAA
- the LOC129872512 gene encoding uncharacterized protein LOC129872512, whose amino-acid sequence MNGAVEPANKNIKKILRKMIDNHRGWHEMLPYALLSYHTTVRTSIGATLYLLVYGTKDVIPAEVEVPSLRIIEEAELSNADWVLNRIKHLALIDEKRMTTVFHGQLYQKRMIRAFNKQVRPRMFEVGQLVLEHIFPYQDEYKGKFAPNWQGPYMVQKMLFGGALIVQNGWLTVVETNQLRYYQVILCLKV is encoded by the coding sequence ATGAATGGAGCCGTAGAACCTGCCAACAAGAACATCAAAAAGATCTTGAGGAAAATGATTGACAATCACAGAGGTTGGCATGAGATGTTGCCATATGCTTTGTTAAGTTACCATACGACTGTCAGAACATCAATTGGAGCAACACTATACTTGCTAGTGTATGGGACGAAAGATGTAATTCCCGCTGAAGTGGAAGTACCTTCATTAAGAATCATTGAAGAAGCTGAATTGAGTAACGCCGATTGGGTTCTTAATAGAATTAAACATTTGGCtttgattgatgaaaagagaatgaCCACTGTTTTCCATGGTCAATTGTACCAAAAAAGAATGATTCGCGCTTTTAACAAGCAAGTGAGACCAAGAATGTTTGAAGTTGGTCAGTTGGTTCTCGAACACATTTTTCCATATCAAGATGAGTATAAAGGAAAGTTTGCACCAAATTGGCAAGGGCCATACATGGTTCAAAAAATGTTATTTGGAGGTGCTTTAATTGTCCAAAATGGATGGCTAACAGTGGTCGAAACCAATCAACTCAGATACTATCAAGTGATACTATGTTTGAAGGTTTAG